One window from the genome of Candidatus Saganbacteria bacterium encodes:
- a CDS encoding NADH-quinone oxidoreductase subunit M: MLSSIIFAPIIGILVLLFTPKDKVNFIKIFATIISLIPFAILGYLALNFNNALHGFQFQEVYQWIPSLGIKYHIGIDGLSLPLLLLTALLTTLSLIYSWIIKDRTKEYFILFLLLEVGMLGVFSSLDLFLFYMFWEISLVPMYFLIGIWGGARREYAAIKFFLYTLIGSLAMLLSILVLYFNSNPHTFDILELARIADPRLAALVFIGFFLAFAIKVPMFPFHTWLPDAHVEAPTAGSVILAGVLLKMGSYGFLRFSLPLLPESCKFFAVPIAILALISIIYGALVAMAQTDLKKLIAYSSVNHMGYVMLGISVAMLGTFDTAAKAAAINGAMLQMVSHGLITGGLFLLVGVIYERTHTRQLADFGGLGAKIPIFAGLFTFFAFGSLGLPGLSGFISEFLIFVGAFPIFPVITAMSLIGVLATAALFLMAIEKMLFGKLLPKNNLLADADGREIFCLSVLGILTLFFGLYPIPLLAVMETTVKALVGGI, translated from the coding sequence ATGTTATCCAGTATTATTTTTGCGCCGATCATAGGGATCTTGGTCTTACTTTTTACGCCAAAGGATAAAGTCAATTTTATTAAAATATTCGCGACGATAATATCGCTTATACCGTTCGCAATCTTGGGATATCTTGCGCTTAATTTCAATAATGCGCTACATGGCTTCCAATTCCAAGAAGTTTACCAATGGATACCATCTCTTGGCATTAAATACCACATAGGCATCGATGGATTAAGCTTGCCTTTGCTCCTATTGACCGCCCTGCTCACAACATTATCGCTTATTTATTCTTGGATCATAAAAGATCGGACAAAAGAATATTTCATTCTTTTCTTGCTCCTTGAAGTCGGCATGCTTGGCGTTTTCTCATCGCTCGACCTATTCTTGTTCTATATGTTCTGGGAAATAAGCTTGGTTCCTATGTACTTCTTGATCGGAATTTGGGGTGGCGCTAGGCGCGAATATGCGGCAATTAAGTTCTTCCTATATACTTTGATCGGAAGCTTGGCAATGTTACTTTCAATATTAGTTCTTTATTTCAATTCCAATCCTCACACTTTTGATATTTTGGAACTAGCTAGGATCGCCGATCCACGTCTTGCGGCTTTGGTTTTTATCGGCTTCTTTTTGGCTTTTGCGATCAAGGTCCCGATGTTCCCGTTCCACACGTGGCTGCCTGACGCGCACGTTGAAGCGCCAACCGCGGGATCAGTTATCCTTGCAGGAGTCCTTCTTAAAATGGGAAGCTACGGATTTTTAAGGTTCTCTCTCCCATTACTTCCTGAATCATGTAAATTCTTCGCTGTTCCGATCGCGATCCTTGCACTTATTAGTATAATTTACGGGGCATTGGTCGCTATGGCGCAAACAGACCTTAAAAAATTGATCGCGTATAGTTCTGTAAACCATATGGGTTATGTAATGCTAGGGATCTCTGTTGCCATGCTTGGCACTTTTGATACGGCCGCAAAAGCAGCCGCAATAAACGGCGCCATGCTTCAGATGGTAAGCCACGGTTTGATCACAGGCGGCTTGTTCTTGCTCGTAGGTGTAATATATGAAAGGACCCACACAAGACAACTTGCCGACTTCGGAGGACTTGGAGCCAAGATCCCTATTTTTGCGGGACTCTTCACATTCTTCGCGTTCGGATCATTGGGCCTTCCTGGCCTATCCGGCTTCATATCCGAATTCTTGATATTTGTCGGAGCTTTCCCGATATTCCCGGTTATTACCGCCATGTCATTGATAGGAGTACTTGCAACTGCGGCCCTATTCCTGATGGCTATAGAGAAAATGCTTTTTGGGAAATTGCTGCCGAAGAACAATCTTTTGGCTGACGCGGACGGCCGTGAAATATTCTGCTTGTCTGTATTGGGAATACTAACTTTATTTTTTGGCTTATACCCAATTCCTTTACTTGCAGTTATGGAGACTACTGTCAAAGCGCTGGTTGGAGGAATATAA
- a CDS encoding NADH-quinone oxidoreductase subunit N: MRLFLPELILLATAFLVLIFDLIKIGPKRKSLLIISLAGITLSFVSLFVPYFSTVTLPMVLFSSFCVVDIFSIFFKGLFLVIGSLVLLMNFDFFASQVKKNEGEFYFLLISSLLGLMITASSTNLLQIYLGLELIGLTSYALAGFQKTVKRSAEASIKYFLFGAVSSAIFLYGVSLFYGLTGSINLIHLFELSSAQPLTFLAIIFMFLGFGFKIAMFPVQFWCPDVYEGAPASVTTYLSVGPKAAGFAVLVRFASMLNMDFIQIFAIMSVFTMTWGNLVALKQKNVKRLMAYSSIAQAGYILIGLVSRELGYGAIAFYLLAYSFANIGVFAVITYLSDAIGTETIDNYKGFAKRSPAIAAALSILLLSLIGIPPLAGFIGKFLLFKAAIDAGFLWLALVAVVNSVVSVFYYLGFVRAMYFEGAEDESQIKVSLLISLVVLVCVGMTLLFGILPNIANGFFLGI, from the coding sequence GTGCGTCTTTTTCTCCCGGAATTAATATTACTGGCTACAGCTTTTTTGGTGCTGATATTTGACCTTATAAAGATCGGTCCAAAAAGGAAAAGCCTTCTTATTATATCTTTAGCCGGGATCACCTTGAGCTTTGTATCTCTTTTTGTCCCCTATTTTTCAACTGTAACGCTCCCAATGGTTCTATTTTCTTCATTTTGTGTTGTTGATATATTCTCGATATTCTTTAAAGGCTTATTTTTAGTCATTGGATCCCTTGTTCTCCTTATGAATTTTGATTTCTTCGCGAGTCAGGTCAAGAAGAACGAAGGGGAATTCTACTTCTTATTAATATCCTCCCTTTTAGGCTTGATGATAACAGCAAGCTCCACAAACCTCTTGCAGATCTATTTGGGGCTTGAGCTTATTGGACTTACATCATACGCATTGGCCGGGTTCCAAAAAACAGTCAAAAGATCGGCGGAAGCATCTATCAAATATTTTCTTTTTGGCGCTGTATCATCCGCGATCTTTCTATATGGCGTATCACTATTTTATGGTTTAACAGGATCTATTAATTTAATCCATCTTTTTGAACTAAGTTCCGCTCAACCATTGACATTTCTTGCGATAATATTCATGTTCTTGGGATTTGGTTTTAAGATCGCGATGTTCCCTGTGCAGTTCTGGTGCCCGGATGTTTACGAAGGCGCTCCCGCGTCAGTTACCACATATCTATCTGTAGGTCCTAAAGCCGCAGGGTTCGCGGTTCTTGTTCGTTTCGCGTCTATGCTTAATATGGATTTTATCCAAATTTTTGCGATTATGTCAGTCTTTACCATGACATGGGGAAACCTTGTCGCACTTAAACAGAAAAACGTCAAAAGGCTTATGGCTTATTCAAGCATCGCCCAAGCCGGTTACATATTAATCGGTTTGGTCTCAAGAGAATTAGGATATGGAGCTATAGCGTTTTATCTATTGGCCTATTCTTTTGCTAATATCGGAGTATTTGCCGTGATCACATATCTGTCAGATGCGATCGGGACTGAAACGATCGATAATTATAAGGGCTTTGCAAAACGCTCGCCCGCAATTGCCGCGGCCTTATCTATTCTCTTGCTCTCTCTCATAGGAATTCCGCCTCTTGCTGGTTTTATAGGAAAGTTCTTACTATTTAAAGCCGCGATCGATGCCGGATTCTTATGGCTAGCTTTAGTCGCCGTGGTAAACAGCGTTGTCTCGGTGTTCTATTATCTGGGCTTTGTCCGCGCGATGTACTTCGAAGGTGCAGAAGATGAATCACAAATTAAGGTGTCTCTTCTTATCTCATTGGTAGTTCTTGTATGCGTTGGAATGACTTTGCTGTTTGGAATACTTCCAAATATAGCGAATGGTTTCTTCTTGGGGATTTGA
- a CDS encoding TlpA family protein disulfide reductase — MRFPCLVAMAIMLMVANPCIAAAAPSIGAPPPALSLPNLQNKTVNLSDFRGKPTILAFFASWSKSCKHQIKALNEIIKENKASGINILGVSFDKNINDLESFSYENKIEFSLLLDRKLKSIDKYAILILPTTIVIGKNGLIADIFVDFDENVDQAIRKFVSLEVSK, encoded by the coding sequence ATGAGGTTCCCTTGTTTGGTTGCAATGGCGATCATGCTTATGGTCGCCAATCCATGTATTGCGGCCGCAGCGCCATCTATTGGTGCGCCCCCGCCGGCATTGTCTTTGCCAAACCTGCAAAATAAAACGGTGAATTTATCTGATTTCCGCGGAAAACCCACGATTTTGGCCTTCTTCGCGTCGTGGAGCAAATCCTGCAAACATCAGATCAAGGCCTTAAATGAGATAATTAAAGAAAATAAAGCATCGGGTATCAATATTCTTGGGGTTTCTTTCGATAAGAATATCAATGACCTTGAGAGTTTTTCTTACGAGAACAAGATAGAATTCAGCCTGTTGCTTGACAGGAAGCTCAAGTCGATCGATAAATACGCTATCTTGATACTTCCAACAACCATCGTTATTGGCAAAAATGGGCTCATAGCCGATATTTTCGTCGATTTTGATGAAAATGTCGATCAGGCTATCAGAAAGTTTGTATCTTTGGAAGTAAGTAAATAG
- a CDS encoding ABC transporter ATP-binding protein: MGAVEVQALKGISLTVSKGEFLSIMGPSGCGKSTLMHILGCLDKPTSGHVLLDGVNIDELNDNNLAEIRNKKVGFVFQTFNLLPKLNAIENVELPLIYAGVGFDERRKKALDLLQIVGLKDRAEHKPTELSGGQSQRVAIARALINNPSIVLADEPTGNLDSKSGEEIIDLFSELNGRGITLIIVTHDQEIADHSKRILRLKDGLVISDEQVRK; encoded by the coding sequence ATGGGCGCGGTGGAGGTCCAAGCGCTTAAAGGGATAAGCCTTACTGTCTCAAAAGGCGAGTTTTTGTCGATAATGGGCCCTTCCGGATGCGGAAAATCGACCCTTATGCATATTTTAGGATGCCTGGACAAGCCAACTTCTGGCCATGTTCTTTTAGATGGCGTTAATATCGACGAATTGAACGACAATAATTTGGCGGAAATACGAAATAAAAAAGTGGGATTTGTTTTCCAGACGTTCAACCTCCTGCCAAAGCTCAACGCGATCGAAAATGTCGAGCTCCCGCTCATTTATGCGGGAGTAGGTTTTGACGAAAGAAGGAAAAAGGCTCTCGACCTTCTCCAAATTGTAGGCCTTAAAGACAGGGCAGAACATAAGCCAACGGAATTATCCGGCGGCCAAAGCCAAAGGGTAGCTATTGCGCGCGCACTGATAAACAACCCCTCAATAGTATTGGCCGATGAACCGACGGGAAACCTCGATTCCAAGAGCGGAGAAGAAATTATCGATCTTTTTTCTGAATTAAACGGCAGGGGGATCACTCTTATCATCGTCACCCACGACCAGGAAATAGCCGACCACAGCAAAAGGATATTAAGATTAAAGGACGGCTTGGTTATATCTGATGAGCAAGTAAGAAAATGA
- a CDS encoding ABC transporter permease — MNLAEPFKLAVFSLLSNKLRSILTTLGVIIGVATVITLVSMGEGAKSYILSQISGWGVGANTLMIHPGDGDMGVPTLSITYQDSIALREKLKNLDYLMPEFVGRGKIKYGKKEYTPSFTMGVSADYPFAYKQKATEGRFFSKADENGRKPYVVIGKTIARKLFGGSTPINERIKINGIGFIVVGVLEEKGAMMTFDMDDMALIPTTLSESTLGISKIWEIFLVFNSEKDILPAIKDVNKILFARHKRIDFHAHTQAGVIDIYNNVLNALTGIISAIAGISLLVGGIGIMNIMLVSVTERTREIGIRKAIGAKQNDIFLQFLIESIIITMTGALIGVSLGTLASWGIMSALRLQAVIAYGAGLIACFGALLVGIFFGVYPAMMAARLDPVEALRHEA, encoded by the coding sequence ATGAACCTTGCCGAACCATTTAAGCTTGCGGTATTTTCACTCCTTTCAAACAAGCTTCGATCGATCTTAACTACTCTAGGGGTCATAATCGGCGTCGCAACAGTTATAACGTTAGTATCTATGGGTGAAGGTGCAAAAAGCTATATCCTCTCCCAAATAAGTGGCTGGGGTGTCGGGGCAAACACTTTGATGATACATCCCGGCGATGGGGATATGGGCGTGCCCACCCTTTCCATAACATATCAAGATTCGATAGCACTTCGCGAAAAACTTAAGAATTTGGATTATCTGATGCCGGAGTTCGTCGGGCGCGGAAAAATAAAATACGGGAAAAAAGAATATACGCCGTCTTTCACAATGGGGGTCTCCGCCGATTATCCCTTTGCCTACAAGCAGAAAGCAACCGAAGGCAGATTTTTTTCTAAGGCTGACGAAAACGGAAGAAAACCATACGTGGTCATTGGCAAAACTATAGCCAGAAAATTATTTGGCGGATCGACCCCGATCAATGAAAGAATAAAGATCAATGGAATAGGTTTTATTGTAGTAGGAGTTCTCGAAGAAAAAGGAGCCATGATGACGTTTGATATGGATGACATGGCACTCATCCCAACAACTCTCTCCGAATCAACGCTTGGGATCTCAAAGATCTGGGAAATATTTCTGGTCTTCAATTCGGAAAAAGATATCCTGCCCGCGATAAAAGATGTAAACAAGATATTGTTTGCGCGGCACAAAAGAATTGATTTCCATGCGCATACCCAGGCGGGAGTTATAGATATATACAACAACGTCTTAAATGCGCTAACCGGGATCATAAGCGCTATCGCCGGAATATCCCTTCTTGTTGGCGGAATTGGGATCATGAATATAATGCTCGTGTCGGTAACTGAACGAACGCGAGAAATAGGCATAAGAAAAGCGATCGGCGCCAAACAAAACGACATCTTCCTGCAATTTCTTATAGAATCGATAATAATTACAATGACAGGTGCGTTAATTGGCGTGAGCCTTGGAACTCTTGCTTCATGGGGAATAATGAGCGCACTTCGCCTTCAGGCCGTTATAGCTTATGGAGCGGGGCTTATAGCATGTTTTGGAGCCCTGCTTGTCGGCATATTTTTTGGAGTATACCCCGCGATGATGGCGGCTAGACTTGATCCTGTAGAGGCTTTGAGGCATGAAGCATGA
- a CDS encoding ABC transporter permease, translated as MTFFIYESLKQALRALASNKVRSFLTMLGVVIGIFSVITLVTIGEGAKSYITDQIQNLGAGYDSFIITAGKDNASPPNPKFLYSDINYLKSRIPEIKDIVPFNPASGDIYYGKKKYKAPLILGTTPNVSELMSRKIQSGRYFTWAEVDSRRKVALIGPKIARQIFGEATPLGEKIKIRGNNYLIIGITYAVGSIGPMDMDRRVIVPITTAQNMMGTNNILRFNIFPKDIKKLDEVQEKVRLAFIKRLGNDDFRFITSKGLLNIVDGILNALTGFVAGIAAISLVVGGIGIMNIMLVAVNERVREIGIRKAIGAKNRNIVLQFLVESMLISFIGGIIGILLGITGAFLIMYFIKGTLVIAYWAIILATTVSAIVGIFFGVYPAVRAARLDPVVALRYE; from the coding sequence ATGACCTTCTTCATTTATGAGAGCTTAAAGCAAGCACTCAGAGCTCTTGCATCAAATAAAGTCAGGTCGTTTCTTACGATGTTAGGCGTTGTAATTGGAATATTCTCGGTCATTACTTTAGTCACGATCGGCGAAGGGGCAAAATCGTATATAACAGACCAGATTCAAAATCTTGGCGCGGGGTATGATTCATTTATTATAACAGCCGGCAAAGACAATGCATCACCCCCAAATCCAAAATTCCTGTATTCCGATATAAATTATTTAAAAAGCAGGATCCCGGAAATAAAAGATATAGTGCCTTTTAATCCCGCATCGGGCGACATATACTACGGGAAGAAAAAATATAAAGCGCCCCTCATCCTTGGAACGACCCCGAACGTATCGGAACTCATGAGCAGGAAGATCCAATCGGGGAGATATTTTACTTGGGCCGAAGTAGATTCCAGGCGAAAAGTGGCATTGATAGGTCCAAAGATCGCGAGGCAAATATTCGGAGAAGCAACACCTCTTGGCGAAAAAATAAAGATCCGCGGGAATAACTACTTGATAATAGGGATCACCTACGCGGTCGGAAGTATTGGCCCTATGGATATGGATAGGCGAGTAATTGTTCCGATAACTACCGCTCAAAATATGATGGGAACGAATAACATTTTGAGGTTCAATATTTTTCCAAAAGATATAAAGAAATTGGACGAAGTCCAAGAAAAAGTCAGGCTAGCTTTTATAAAACGTCTTGGAAACGATGATTTTAGGTTCATTACATCAAAAGGATTATTAAATATTGTAGATGGGATCCTTAATGCTCTGACCGGTTTTGTTGCTGGCATTGCCGCAATATCACTTGTGGTTGGCGGAATAGGGATCATGAACATCATGCTTGTGGCGGTTAACGAAAGAGTTCGCGAGATAGGGATCAGAAAGGCCATTGGCGCTAAAAACCGCAATATAGTTCTACAGTTCCTTGTTGAATCAATGCTTATTAGTTTTATCGGTGGGATAATCGGGATATTGCTGGGAATAACCGGCGCGTTCTTAATAATGTATTTCATTAAGGGAACTCTTGTCATTGCCTATTGGGCAATAATCCTTGCGACAACTGTTTCCGCGATTGTAGGTATTTTTTTTGGGGTATACCCAGCTGTCAGGGCCGCGAGATTGGATCCTGTGGTTGCTTTGAGATATGAGTGA
- a CDS encoding TolC family protein, giving the protein MDKVRFGVKFVISLYLVSCILCLAVNGLTLKESINIALKNNPAVIAMDKKNEAAKAKLAQAVGAFFPTLKIDGNISRDYSQPATAQITSQTSTGAVTQTLSFGTDATAQTKAISVALSQPIFVPALFPGYKIAQRNADISNEELKKTIQATSYDVTVAYYGIISAKKLVALSEDSLTMARSHLDQVKTMLSTGSATRTDTLRSEVQLANAEAALTKAKNTYEVAKASFNNVLGKSLDETIELTEDTLAFTGNIPDYNSLLKAGFVNKPEYKQFLFSKDIAESTLQAAQTGYLPTVFLSGNSANRITDYPTFTTDVRSWQIVGAASWTLFDGLGLQNRIREAAANLDSQKASEEQIKNGIALEVRSAYLNLKSDMELIVSAKKAVDYAEENYKLSNFRYTSGVGTNLEVLDAQVALTQAKTNYLKATFDLEIDRAKLNKILGTEVL; this is encoded by the coding sequence ATGGATAAGGTTCGTTTTGGTGTGAAATTTGTTATTTCTTTGTATCTTGTATCTTGTATCTTGTGTCTTGCCGTCAACGGCTTAACCCTTAAAGAAAGCATAAATATAGCCCTAAAAAACAATCCTGCCGTAATTGCAATGGACAAGAAGAACGAAGCCGCGAAAGCAAAATTGGCACAAGCGGTAGGCGCATTTTTCCCGACGTTAAAGATCGACGGCAACATTAGCCGGGACTATTCACAGCCCGCAACAGCGCAAATAACATCGCAGACATCTACAGGCGCCGTAACCCAAACTTTGTCGTTCGGCACCGATGCAACGGCCCAAACAAAAGCGATATCGGTAGCTCTGTCCCAGCCTATTTTTGTCCCTGCCCTTTTCCCGGGCTATAAGATCGCCCAAAGGAATGCTGATATCTCGAATGAAGAGTTAAAAAAGACAATACAAGCAACTTCATATGATGTAACTGTCGCTTATTACGGCATAATATCCGCGAAAAAACTTGTAGCGCTATCGGAAGATTCGCTTACTATGGCGAGGTCGCATTTGGACCAGGTAAAAACCATGCTTAGCACCGGCTCCGCAACGAGGACAGACACTTTGCGATCCGAGGTCCAGCTTGCAAATGCGGAGGCAGCCCTTACAAAAGCAAAGAACACCTATGAGGTAGCAAAAGCCTCTTTCAACAATGTATTGGGCAAGAGTTTGGACGAAACGATCGAGCTTACGGAGGATACTTTGGCCTTCACCGGGAATATCCCCGATTATAATTCATTATTAAAGGCAGGGTTTGTCAACAAGCCAGAATATAAACAGTTCTTATTTTCAAAAGATATTGCGGAATCAACCCTTCAAGCTGCACAAACCGGATATCTGCCGACAGTCTTTTTATCGGGAAATTCAGCGAACCGAATAACCGATTATCCGACATTTACGACCGACGTTAGGTCATGGCAAATCGTTGGAGCGGCATCGTGGACCTTGTTTGACGGATTAGGACTGCAAAATAGGATCCGTGAAGCCGCCGCTAATTTGGATTCGCAGAAAGCCTCCGAAGAACAGATAAAGAACGGGATCGCCCTTGAGGTCAGATCCGCATATTTAAACCTAAAAAGCGATATGGAGCTTATAGTTTCTGCCAAGAAAGCGGTCGACTACGCCGAAGAGAACTATAAATTGTCGAACTTCCGATACACATCGGGCGTTGGAACAAATCTAGAAGTTTTGGACGCGCAAGTAGCTCTTACACAAGCTAAGACAAATTATCTTAAGGCGACTTTTGACCTTGAGATCGACAGGGCAAAATTAAATAAAATATTAGGAACGGAGGTTTTATGA
- a CDS encoding efflux RND transporter periplasmic adaptor subunit, whose protein sequence is MKIQNLGRPWIIAAIVITLVSGFIFIRWWNRDIVPIKTAVIAIGPIESVVSASGVVDAPVYDLGPKLGGKIVSLYVKEGSRVFSGMTLAEFDDTTRLVAPNNGIVAKINFLEGETVVPGSPAIVVVNYDKSWVEAQIDEIDIGSVKVGEKVKITTDVYPDKVFEGEIYWISPLAELRKVGGRIKLDEESYVFPCKIKFLGDHKDLKVNMSVNVDIVTKTSMEALLVPREALVSRDDSTYVFAVKENRVYEKKIDVGIRSFGSVEAISGLTHGDAIAITNISKLKNKGRVKIEQ, encoded by the coding sequence ATGAAAATCCAAAATTTGGGGAGGCCATGGATCATTGCAGCGATCGTAATTACGCTGGTCTCCGGCTTTATATTTATCAGATGGTGGAACCGGGATATTGTTCCTATCAAGACTGCGGTCATTGCCATAGGCCCTATCGAATCGGTAGTTTCCGCAAGCGGCGTTGTAGATGCCCCGGTTTACGATCTTGGGCCAAAACTTGGGGGGAAAATAGTATCTTTGTATGTCAAAGAAGGAAGCCGCGTATTTTCGGGCATGACCCTTGCGGAATTTGACGATACAACAAGGCTTGTCGCCCCGAACAACGGCATAGTCGCAAAAATAAATTTTCTTGAAGGCGAAACAGTTGTCCCCGGGTCTCCTGCGATAGTAGTTGTAAACTATGATAAATCGTGGGTCGAAGCGCAAATAGACGAGATCGATATCGGCAGCGTCAAAGTCGGCGAAAAAGTAAAAATAACAACGGATGTTTATCCCGATAAAGTTTTTGAAGGTGAAATATATTGGATATCGCCTCTCGCCGAATTAAGGAAAGTCGGAGGAAGGATCAAGCTCGATGAAGAATCTTATGTATTCCCATGCAAAATAAAGTTTTTGGGCGACCATAAGGACTTAAAAGTGAATATGTCGGTCAACGTCGATATTGTTACCAAAACAAGCATGGAAGCATTGCTTGTGCCGCGCGAAGCGCTTGTAAGCCGGGATGATTCAACCTACGTTTTTGCCGTAAAAGAAAACAGGGTTTACGAAAAAAAGATCGATGTCGGGATCCGGTCCTTTGGCAGTGTCGAAGCAATATCCGGATTGACGCATGGAGATGCCATTGCAATTACAAATATCTCAAAGCTAAAGAACAAAGGCAGGGTAAAAATTGAACAATAA
- a CDS encoding helix-turn-helix transcriptional regulator, which yields MNIKKYFWGLNPQALKEIAKIIKDPEHPKYVERIFVLLSRCDSPKELFALVGKERFVRAWPKIRQYWIKKKQSPDFRAWWETVYEQLSGKTRPLGRSSENLIKLGKILKDKRIRLGWSQSDLARRAGMKQPDISDIELGTKNITLGTLMRLSKILGIDSWSWGNE from the coding sequence ATGAACATAAAAAAATATTTCTGGGGATTGAATCCGCAAGCGCTCAAAGAAATCGCCAAAATAATCAAGGATCCCGAGCATCCAAAATATGTTGAACGAATATTTGTTTTGCTCTCCAGATGCGATTCGCCGAAAGAATTATTTGCCCTGGTCGGCAAGGAACGATTTGTCAGAGCTTGGCCCAAAATACGGCAATATTGGATAAAGAAAAAACAGTCACCTGATTTTAGGGCGTGGTGGGAAACCGTTTATGAGCAATTGTCCGGAAAAACCCGGCCGTTAGGGAGATCTTCAGAAAACCTTATAAAGCTGGGGAAAATATTAAAAGACAAAAGGATAAGATTGGGCTGGAGCCAGTCAGACCTGGCGAGGCGTGCGGGGATGAAACAGCCGGATATTTCGGATATCGAGCTTGGGACAAAAAACATCACACTTGGGACTTTAATGCGATTGAGCAAGATCCTTGGGATTGATTCTTGGTCATGGGGGAATGAATAA